Proteins encoded together in one candidate division TA06 bacterium window:
- a CDS encoding ferritin family protein, protein MDDFSRSLVEAMQFENDGYHHYTTAAQRTEDPKARQMFGQLAEDELGHHKTLEAMFADHQKQGSLKLKPPRIKSKVDPAQESPIFSSEFRERVGDKHYEMSAISIGILLEQNSIESYKTYRRQAKELRIKRLFNALIRWEEQHLETLVKQQQFLQSAYWEANRFAPF, encoded by the coding sequence ATGGATGATTTTTCCCGCTCGCTGGTGGAGGCCATGCAGTTTGAGAACGACGGTTATCACCACTATACCACTGCGGCCCAGCGCACCGAGGACCCCAAAGCCCGGCAGATGTTCGGCCAACTGGCCGAGGACGAACTGGGGCACCACAAGACCCTGGAGGCCATGTTCGCCGATCACCAGAAACAGGGAAGCTTAAAGCTGAAGCCGCCCCGGATAAAATCCAAGGTGGACCCGGCCCAGGAAAGCCCCATCTTCAGTTCCGAGTTCCGGGAACGCGTCGGCGACAAGCACTATGAGATGTCGGCCATTTCCATCGGAATTTTGCTGGAGCAGAATTCCATCGAGAGCTACAAGACCTACCGCCGCCAGGCCAAGGAGCTGAGGATCAAGCGCCTTTTCAATGCCCTGATCCGCTGGGAGGAACAGCACCTTGAGACATTGGTGAAGCAGCAGCAGTTTTTGCAGAGCGCCTACTGGGAAGCCAACCGGTTTGCGCCGTTTTAA